The following coding sequences are from one SAR116 cluster alpha proteobacterium HIMB100 window:
- a CDS encoding glycine/D-amino acid oxidase, deaminating (PFAM: FAD dependent oxidoreductase): MCAQIYPAQPAEKHYDVVIIGGAIVGSSIAWFLSQQSDFTGRILVVERDPSYEFASTSRTNSCVRQQFSTEINIKISQFTAEYVKNFRKHMGGGADIPDLVLDAFGYMYLADNEEFAAQLRVNQALQASLGAGTKLMSPEDITTDYPFYNTDDIVLGSHNLVDEGYFEGSTMFEWWRRMARKAGVDYIQNEVVGLEMAANGRSVNGVRLASGEMIAAGLVVNAAGPRAAVVADMAGIALPVEPRKRYTWIFTAEQPLDRPLPLTIDPSGIHLRQYGKTDYMAGSPPHIDPAVAFDDFVEDHDIWQDHVWPLIASRIPQFEAIKVTSSWAGHYAYNTLDHNAVLGPHPEVGNFIFANGFSGHGLQQSPAVGRGISEWITHGAWQSLDLSCFSYERIAANKPLLEKAVI; the protein is encoded by the coding sequence ATGTGCGCACAGATTTACCCGGCCCAGCCGGCAGAAAAACATTATGATGTGGTGATTATCGGCGGCGCAATTGTAGGGTCATCCATCGCCTGGTTTTTATCGCAGCAGTCTGATTTTACCGGGCGGATTCTGGTGGTTGAACGTGATCCCAGTTATGAATTTGCATCAACATCACGCACAAATTCATGTGTGCGCCAGCAATTTTCAACAGAGATCAATATCAAAATCTCACAATTTACCGCAGAATATGTGAAGAATTTCCGCAAGCATATGGGCGGCGGGGCAGATATTCCTGATCTGGTGCTGGATGCGTTTGGGTATATGTATCTGGCAGATAATGAGGAATTTGCCGCCCAGTTGCGCGTCAATCAGGCCCTGCAGGCGTCCCTGGGCGCAGGCACAAAGCTGATGAGCCCAGAAGACATCACAACCGATTACCCGTTTTATAACACTGATGATATTGTGCTGGGCAGTCATAATCTGGTGGATGAGGGGTATTTTGAAGGCAGCACCATGTTTGAATGGTGGCGCCGTATGGCCCGCAAAGCCGGTGTGGACTATATCCAGAACGAGGTGGTCGGGCTGGAGATGGCGGCAAACGGGCGCAGCGTTAACGGTGTCAGGCTGGCCTCTGGAGAGATGATCGCCGCCGGGCTGGTGGTCAATGCGGCTGGCCCGCGCGCAGCGGTGGTTGCCGATATGGCAGGGATTGCCCTGCCGGTAGAACCGCGCAAACGCTATACCTGGATTTTTACAGCTGAACAGCCGCTGGACCGGCCCCTGCCCCTGACCATTGACCCGTCCGGGATACATCTGCGCCAATATGGCAAAACAGATTATATGGCCGGCAGCCCGCCGCATATTGACCCGGCTGTGGCGTTTGATGATTTTGTCGAGGATCACGATATATGGCAGGATCATGTCTGGCCGCTTATTGCCAGCCGTATCCCCCAATTTGAAGCGATTAAGGTGACTTCATCCTGGGCCGGTCATTATGCCTATAACACATTGGATCATAATGCTGTGCTGGGCCCGCACCCTGAGGTGGGTAATTTCATCTTTGCAAACGGGTTTTCAGGTCACGGGCTGCAGCAGTCACCTGCGGTCGGGCGCGGCATTTCAGAGTGGATCACGCATGGGGCTTGGCAAAGCCTGGATTTAAGCTGTTTTTCATATGAACGGATTGCCGCAAACAAGCCGCTGCTTGAAAAGGCCGTGATTTAA
- a CDS encoding hypothetical protein (PFAM: Protein of unknown function (DUF461)): MRPLNSLITRLYRSVALAFAGVCLMAAPVAASCLETGLMLEHTQIRATAPNAPVSAGYLQITNMTGQTQTLVSAAAPFSETAEIHDMKHENGVMKMHQIDGGLVLPDGLTVALQPKGRHLMFMGLDRQLKPEQSYQITLTFTPCGDVTMPFLVVTTPGQRKAHKHSHSHNH; the protein is encoded by the coding sequence ATGCGCCCGCTCAATAGTTTGATCACCCGCCTGTACCGGTCAGTGGCTCTGGCTTTTGCAGGGGTCTGTCTAATGGCCGCTCCTGTTGCGGCCTCTTGCCTTGAAACGGGGCTGATGCTGGAACACACACAAATCCGCGCCACCGCCCCGAATGCCCCTGTTTCGGCAGGCTATCTTCAGATCACCAATATGACCGGCCAGACCCAGACCCTTGTTTCTGCTGCGGCTCCATTTTCAGAAACTGCGGAAATTCATGACATGAAACATGAAAATGGGGTGATGAAAATGCACCAGATTGACGGCGGGCTGGTGCTGCCTGACGGGTTGACGGTCGCCCTGCAGCCAAAAGGGCGCCATCTGATGTTTATGGGGCTCGACCGGCAGCTGAAACCAGAGCAGAGCTACCAGATTACGCTGACCTTCACCCCTTGTGGGGACGTGACCATGCCGTTCTTGGTGGTGACCACGCCTGGCCAGCGCAAAGCCCATAAACACAGCCATTCACACAATCATTAG
- a CDS encoding amidase, Asp-tRNAAsn/Glu-tRNAGln amidotransferase A subunit (PFAM: Amidase), whose protein sequence is MSLYQSVDAYRAAHHTQPGETAARVQQVLDQLNGLGRRLAAVRFTDEDFALDQAGQLAASKQADQHLAGVPLAHKELYGRTFTDRPGWPDEGGSKSYQGQTARRTATVIDKLDTAGAIDCGRLVSVEYALGVTGHNAFAGTPKNPWNAAYICGGSSSGSGAAVAAGIVPAALGSDTGGSIRLPAAACGLVGIKPTQGMVSRAGVFALSNALDTVGPLSRSVRDGAQIFAALTGYDGADNQSLHSPPADYLSGLEDGLQGIRMGLAERYFLSGSEAEVADPVAACFEQCARAGAYCRDIDITGIEATNPLNVLLIATEAAQIHKDVVLDRPDQLNDQTLMRILTGIFTHDEAYQRLKAARAECIMRTVDEVFADIDMFMTPVWPFALPTIEQSDVGAHPEAAPLMQRIGHNTRPVNFLGLPAVCLPIGFDRNGLPVSVQLVGRPFSETLLLRAARAIERDYDFWSARPDLSQFD, encoded by the coding sequence ATGAGCCTGTATCAGTCTGTTGACGCCTATCGCGCAGCCCATCACACCCAGCCCGGCGAGACAGCAGCGCGGGTACAACAGGTGCTGGATCAGCTGAACGGACTGGGCCGCCGGTTAGCGGCAGTCCGGTTCACAGATGAAGATTTTGCGCTGGACCAGGCAGGTCAGCTGGCCGCATCCAAACAGGCAGATCAGCATCTGGCTGGTGTGCCGCTGGCCCATAAAGAGCTGTATGGACGAACCTTTACCGACAGGCCGGGCTGGCCAGATGAGGGTGGATCGAAATCCTATCAGGGCCAGACCGCCCGCCGCACCGCCACCGTGATTGACAAGCTGGATACAGCCGGAGCGATTGATTGCGGGCGGCTGGTATCGGTGGAATATGCGCTGGGGGTAACCGGCCATAATGCGTTTGCCGGCACCCCAAAAAACCCCTGGAATGCTGCGTATATCTGTGGCGGGTCATCATCCGGGTCAGGGGCCGCTGTGGCGGCCGGCATTGTGCCCGCCGCGCTGGGCAGCGATACAGGCGGGTCCATTCGCCTGCCAGCGGCAGCCTGTGGCCTGGTGGGCATCAAGCCAACCCAGGGGATGGTTTCTCGTGCAGGTGTATTTGCCTTGTCAAATGCGCTAGATACGGTCGGGCCGCTGAGCCGGTCAGTTCGGGACGGCGCCCAGATATTTGCCGCCCTGACCGGTTATGATGGCGCAGATAATCAGAGCCTGCATTCCCCACCAGCAGATTATCTGTCAGGGCTGGAAGACGGGCTTCAGGGCATCAGGATGGGGCTGGCAGAGCGCTATTTCCTGAGCGGAAGTGAGGCAGAGGTTGCAGACCCGGTCGCCGCCTGTTTTGAGCAATGTGCCCGGGCCGGTGCCTATTGCAGAGATATTGACATTACCGGCATTGAGGCGACCAACCCGCTGAATGTGCTGCTGATCGCAACAGAAGCTGCACAGATTCATAAAGATGTGGTGCTGGACAGGCCAGACCAGCTGAATGACCAGACGCTGATGCGGATCCTGACCGGTATCTTTACCCATGATGAGGCCTATCAGCGTTTGAAGGCCGCCCGGGCAGAATGCATTATGCGGACAGTCGATGAGGTATTTGCCGATATAGATATGTTCATGACCCCAGTCTGGCCATTTGCGCTGCCGACAATTGAACAAAGTGATGTTGGTGCGCATCCAGAGGCGGCACCGCTGATGCAACGCATTGGTCATAATACACGGCCGGTAAATTTTTTGGGTCTGCCTGCGGTCTGTCTGCCGATTGGGTTTGACCGGAACGGGCTGCCGGTATCGGTACAGCTGGTTGGCAGGCCGTTTTCAGAAACGTTATTGCTGCGGGCAGCACGGGCGATTGAACGGGACTATGATTTCTGGTCAGCGCGGCCAGACCTCAGCCAGTTTGATTAG
- a CDS encoding sugar phosphate isomerase/epimerase (PFAM: Xylose isomerase-like TIM barrel), whose product MKLRLGMSPISWTNDDLPQLGGETSLETCLIETRQAGFTGTETGGKFPKQAAALSAVLADHDLALVSGWYSGTLINNSLEAELDQIAAQLELFRQCGAAVLVYGETYETVQNRQERPLNSRPKLADFDIAAYGRRLTALAEHCADQGVPLTFHHHMGTAVETETELDELMAHTGEAVNLLLDTGHLVFAGGDNLRVINKHGSRINHVHTKDIRADILAAVDKDKQSFLDCVLDGVFTVPGDGLIDYDPIMAALYETGYEGWVIIEAEQDPAKANPLVYAQMGHDALTSALGKAGYQVDERTG is encoded by the coding sequence ATGAAACTGCGTTTGGGCATGTCCCCGATTTCCTGGACCAATGATGATTTGCCCCAGCTTGGCGGCGAAACCAGCCTGGAAACCTGTTTGATCGAAACCCGTCAGGCGGGTTTTACCGGTACCGAGACAGGCGGCAAATTTCCGAAACAGGCGGCGGCTTTGTCAGCGGTTCTGGCTGATCATGATCTGGCCCTTGTTTCCGGCTGGTATTCCGGCACGCTGATCAATAACAGCCTCGAAGCTGAACTTGACCAAATCGCGGCCCAGCTGGAGCTGTTCAGGCAATGTGGCGCAGCTGTGCTTGTCTATGGCGAGACCTATGAGACAGTCCAGAACCGCCAGGAACGCCCATTGAACAGCCGCCCGAAACTGGCTGATTTTGACATCGCCGCTTATGGCCGCCGTCTGACTGCGCTGGCTGAACATTGTGCGGATCAGGGCGTGCCCCTAACCTTTCATCATCATATGGGCACGGCCGTGGAAACCGAAACTGAACTTGACGAGCTGATGGCCCATACGGGCGAGGCGGTGAATCTGTTGCTGGATACCGGCCATCTTGTCTTTGCGGGCGGCGATAATCTACGGGTGATTAACAAACATGGGTCCCGTATCAATCATGTTCATACCAAGGATATCCGGGCCGATATTCTGGCCGCGGTGGATAAGGACAAACAAAGCTTCCTTGATTGCGTGCTGGACGGCGTATTTACTGTCCCGGGTGACGGGCTGATTGATTATGACCCGATCATGGCGGCCTTATATGAAACCGGCTATGAAGGCTGGGTGATTATTGAAGCTGAACAGGATCCGGCCAAAGCCAATCCGCTGGTCTATGCACAGATGGGACATGACGCGCTGACCTCTGCTTTGGGCAAGGCGGGCTATCAGGTTGATGAACGGACAGGCTGA
- a CDS encoding sugar kinase, ribokinase (PFAM: pfkB family carbohydrate kinase), with product MADLLCLGEPMLEFNQQPDGLWLEGFGGDTSNCAISAARQGASVGCLTHLGADPFGQKILDLWIRESVDISAVSSVEGVSTGIYFVTHSDAGHDFSYRRAGSAASLMSRADLAAAPVSSALSSCRILHLSGISQGISDIAADTAFAAMETVRAAGGRISYDPNLRLKLWPLDKARSVIHQAMAMCHIALPGLDDAQVLTGCDAPDDIAEFYLKLGAEIVALTLGKKGTLIATSDRRDIIPAFPVDAVDATAAGDTFDGAFLAEILAGRDAFAAARYANAAAALSTTGYGAVAPMPDRTRVEAFIAD from the coding sequence ATGGCTGATCTGCTCTGTCTTGGTGAACCGATGCTGGAATTTAACCAGCAACCGGACGGGCTCTGGCTGGAAGGCTTTGGCGGGGATACCTCGAATTGTGCCATTTCGGCTGCACGTCAGGGGGCGTCTGTGGGCTGCCTGACTCATTTGGGTGCTGACCCGTTTGGCCAGAAAATTCTGGATCTCTGGATAAGGGAATCGGTGGATATATCTGCTGTATCTTCTGTTGAGGGGGTATCGACGGGGATTTATTTTGTTACCCATTCTGATGCAGGGCATGATTTTTCCTACCGCCGTGCGGGCAGTGCGGCCAGCCTGATGAGCCGGGCTGATCTGGCAGCTGCTCCTGTATCTTCTGCTCTGTCCTCTTGCCGGATTTTGCATCTTTCCGGCATTTCTCAGGGGATATCAGATATCGCGGCGGATACCGCTTTTGCGGCGATGGAAACGGTGCGGGCTGCTGGCGGGCGGATCAGCTATGATCCGAATTTGCGGTTGAAATTATGGCCCTTGGATAAGGCCCGTTCTGTCATTCACCAGGCCATGGCGATGTGTCATATTGCGCTTCCCGGACTTGATGATGCACAGGTGCTCACCGGCTGTGATGCGCCTGATGATATTGCCGAATTTTATCTGAAATTGGGGGCAGAAATTGTTGCCTTAACCCTCGGTAAAAAAGGCACCTTAATCGCGACATCTGACAGACGGGATATCATTCCGGCCTTTCCGGTTGATGCGGTCGATGCGACGGCCGCCGGGGATACGTTTGACGGGGCGTTTCTGGCGGAAATACTGGCCGGGCGTGATGCTTTTGCGGCAGCCCGCTATGCCAATGCCGCAGCGGCACTGTCCACAACCGGCTATGGGGCAGTGGCCCCGATGCCGGACCGCACAAGGGTAGAGGCCTTTATCGCAGATTAA
- a CDS encoding hypothetical protein (PFAM: pfkB family carbohydrate kinase; Uncharacterized protein conserved in bacteria (DUF2090)) — MTASSSALDVICIGRSSVDLYGTQTGGRLEDMASFDKYVGGSPTNISIGASRLGLRSALITRVGDEHMGRFVTEQLIREGVDISHTLVDPERLTALVLLGIRNAEQFPLIFVRENCADMALNKDDIHPDFIASAKAVVVTGTHFSTPQVAEASTYAMHCARNAGRKVAFDIDYRPNLWALGGHGDGEGRFRESAFVTAHLQQILPLCDLIVGTEEEWHIAGGSTDTLAALRTARALSDAVFVCKRGAMGCVVFEGEIKGWDSGISSPVREIEVYNVLGAGDGFMAGFLRGWLRDEGLAVAARYANMCGALAVSRHGCAPSYPSYPELRHLLDKGSEYFALRKDPELNQLHWSSLRRRRYDRLFAFAFDHRHQFDDLASRTGRDTAAIGQFKALAYQAVRQVAADTNGVGLLVDDEQGQTALHSSADSGLWTGRPAEASGVYPLALNMGPDIGTHLAEWPVTQTVKLLLPYRLDDPADIRDHHDQLLARLYDACRTAGRELLVEIITSHSGQPVAADDIPVIMEHIYHQGIYPDWWKLEPVEQAAFWQRCGAVVRTFDPYAQGIIVLGKQMPSDQLAAMFAAAKTDEMVKGFAIGRTIFWGPAEDWFAGRCDDQAAIRQMAAGFAGLIAAWQAA; from the coding sequence ATGACGGCATCTTCTTCTGCGCTTGATGTGATTTGCATCGGCAGGTCATCTGTTGATCTGTATGGCACGCAAACAGGCGGCCGGCTCGAAGATATGGCCAGCTTTGACAAATATGTCGGGGGCAGCCCGACCAATATTTCTATTGGTGCGTCACGTTTAGGGCTGCGGTCAGCGCTCATCACCCGGGTGGGGGATGAACATATGGGCCGCTTTGTTACCGAACAGCTGATCCGCGAAGGGGTGGATATCTCACATACTCTGGTTGATCCTGAACGGCTGACCGCACTTGTGCTGTTGGGGATTCGTAACGCAGAACAATTTCCGCTGATTTTTGTCCGTGAAAACTGTGCTGATATGGCGCTTAACAAAGATGATATTCACCCTGATTTTATTGCCTCTGCAAAAGCTGTGGTGGTGACCGGCACCCATTTCAGCACGCCTCAGGTCGCAGAAGCCTCCACCTATGCGATGCACTGCGCCCGCAATGCTGGCCGCAAGGTCGCATTTGATATTGATTACCGGCCGAATCTCTGGGCCCTTGGCGGCCATGGGGATGGTGAGGGCCGATTCCGTGAATCTGCCTTTGTAACCGCGCACCTGCAACAGATTCTGCCGCTTTGTGATCTGATTGTTGGCACTGAAGAAGAATGGCACATCGCCGGGGGCAGCACTGATACGCTGGCTGCCCTGCGCACGGCCCGCGCGTTGAGTGATGCGGTTTTTGTGTGCAAGCGCGGGGCGATGGGCTGTGTGGTGTTTGAAGGCGAAATCAAGGGCTGGGACTCTGGCATTTCGTCTCCTGTACGCGAAATTGAGGTCTATAATGTGCTCGGCGCAGGGGACGGTTTTATGGCCGGATTCTTGCGCGGCTGGCTGCGTGATGAAGGGCTGGCGGTCGCTGCCCGTTATGCCAATATGTGTGGTGCGCTGGCGGTCTCACGTCATGGCTGTGCCCCCTCCTATCCGTCTTATCCTGAATTGCGGCATCTGCTGGATAAGGGCAGTGAATATTTTGCGTTGCGCAAAGACCCTGAATTGAATCAGCTGCATTGGTCAAGCTTGCGCCGCAGACGTTATGACAGGCTGTTTGCCTTTGCCTTTGACCACCGTCACCAGTTTGATGATTTGGCCAGCCGCACTGGCCGAGATACAGCTGCCATCGGCCAGTTCAAGGCATTGGCTTACCAGGCGGTCCGGCAAGTTGCCGCTGACACAAACGGTGTTGGCCTTCTGGTTGATGATGAGCAGGGCCAGACCGCTTTGCACAGCTCAGCTGACAGCGGGCTCTGGACCGGACGGCCTGCCGAAGCATCCGGGGTTTACCCGCTGGCATTGAATATGGGTCCGGATATCGGCACCCATCTGGCAGAATGGCCGGTGACGCAGACAGTCAAGCTGCTGCTGCCTTACCGGCTGGATGATCCTGCTGATATACGCGACCATCATGATCAGCTGCTGGCCCGGCTTTATGATGCCTGCCGCACGGCTGGGCGCGAGCTGTTGGTTGAGATTATTACATCGCATTCTGGCCAGCCTGTGGCGGCTGATGATATTCCTGTGATTATGGAACATATCTACCATCAGGGGATTTATCCTGACTGGTGGAAGCTGGAACCGGTTGAACAGGCTGCCTTCTGGCAGCGATGTGGCGCGGTGGTCAGAACATTTGATCCCTATGCTCAGGGCATTATTGTGCTGGGCAAACAGATGCCGTCTGACCAGCTGGCAGCAATGTTCGCTGCTGCCAAGACAGATGAAATGGTCAAGGGCTTTGCGATTGGCCGTACGATTTTCTGGGGGCCGGCTGAAGACTGGTTTGCCGGCCGCTGTGATGATCAGGCCGCCATCCGCCAGATGGCTGCTGGCTTTGCCGGGCTGATTGCGGCATGGCAGGCCGCCTGA
- a CDS encoding uncharacterized protein SCO1/SenC/PrrC (PFAM: SCO1/SenC; uncharacterized protein SCO1/SenC/PrrC, involved in biogenesis of respiratory and photosynthetic systems) yields the protein MTQTTRSFALWGLGFVCLLGLAYGVSDYLARQWVPRDQTGFEIGAPFTLTDHNGQQVSEEIFIGRASAVFFGFTHCPEICPTTLNDLATARETVGPAKNDLQIIFITLDPARDTVAVLKDYIPYFGENITGITGAETDVLALAKAWGIFWERSDTTDGSYTLDHTATVFLLNGQGRMTGTIDIAESQDVVEAKLKKLVARL from the coding sequence ATGACACAGACCACACGTTCATTTGCGCTTTGGGGGCTTGGGTTTGTTTGTCTTCTTGGTCTGGCATATGGCGTGTCTGACTATCTGGCCCGCCAGTGGGTGCCGCGTGATCAGACCGGTTTTGAAATCGGTGCCCCCTTCACCCTGACCGATCATAACGGCCAGCAGGTCAGCGAAGAGATTTTTATCGGCCGAGCATCAGCTGTCTTTTTCGGCTTCACCCATTGTCCTGAAATCTGCCCGACCACATTGAATGACCTGGCGACCGCGCGTGAAACTGTCGGCCCGGCCAAAAATGACCTCCAGATCATCTTTATCACCCTTGATCCGGCCCGTGACACGGTCGCTGTCTTGAAAGACTATATTCCCTATTTTGGCGAGAACATCACCGGCATTACCGGGGCGGAAACAGATGTTCTGGCGCTGGCCAAGGCCTGGGGCATTTTCTGGGAGCGGTCAGATACCACAGATGGCAGCTACACGCTTGATCATACCGCAACAGTGTTCTTGCTGAACGGCCAGGGGCGGATGACCGGCACCATCGATATTGCTGAATCACAGGATGTGGTTGAAGCCAAGCTGAAAAAGCTGGTCGCCCGGCTCTAA
- a CDS encoding putative enzyme involved in inositol metabolism (PFAM: KduI/IolB family) has translation MSSLLINPKAGSSLVQDITPASAGWEHVGFAVHDLAAGQTISATGTDQEICLVLLSGAAEFSAGDQDFGRVDGRASVFDRTPPHAVYVPRRTSWSVSAATDSEIAICRAPGRSDDHPARMITPDQMPLEQRGSGTNTRFVCNILPETEAADSLLVVEVITPSGHWSSYPPHKHDKDNLPHESLLEETYYHRINPPQGYVLQRVYTDDRSLDEVMAAPDRSVVLVPEGYHPVGAPHGYESYYLNVMAGPKRIWKFHNDPDHEWIITG, from the coding sequence ATGTCTTCTCTGCTGATAAACCCAAAAGCCGGCTCTTCACTTGTGCAGGATATTACCCCTGCCTCTGCGGGCTGGGAACATGTTGGTTTTGCGGTGCATGATCTGGCCGCTGGCCAGACTATCTCAGCCACCGGAACGGATCAGGAAATCTGTCTTGTCCTGCTCTCTGGTGCAGCTGAATTCAGCGCAGGGGATCAGGATTTTGGCCGGGTTGACGGGCGCGCTTCTGTGTTTGACCGGACCCCGCCACATGCGGTTTATGTGCCGCGCCGGACCAGCTGGTCGGTCAGTGCTGCCACAGATTCTGAAATCGCCATCTGCCGAGCCCCGGGCCGCAGCGATGATCACCCCGCCCGTATGATCACGCCTGATCAGATGCCTCTTGAACAGCGCGGCAGCGGCACAAATACGCGTTTTGTCTGTAACATTCTGCCGGAAACAGAAGCTGCGGACAGCCTGCTTGTGGTAGAGGTTATTACCCCGTCTGGGCATTGGTCTTCTTATCCGCCACATAAGCATGACAAAGATAATCTGCCACATGAAAGCTTGCTGGAAGAAACCTATTATCACCGCATAAACCCGCCGCAGGGCTATGTGCTGCAGCGGGTCTATACTGATGACCGCAGCCTGGATGAGGTGATGGCCGCGCCTGACCGGTCTGTTGTTCTGGTGCCTGAAGGCTATCATCCTGTTGGCGCGCCACATGGCTATGAAAGCTATTATTTAAATGTTATGGCTGGTCCGAAGCGGATATGGAAATTTCACAATGATCCTGATCATGAATGGATCATCACGGGCTGA
- a CDS encoding acetolactate synthase (PFAM: Thiamine pyrophosphate enzyme, central domain; Thiamine pyrophosphate enzyme, N-terminal TPP binding domain; Thiamine pyrophosphate enzyme, C-terminal TPP binding domain), whose protein sequence is MNMLRLTMAQALVRYLAAQQIRQFDGSTETAFAGVWAIFGHGNVAGLGEALYAEKDRLPTYRGHNEQSMAHAAIAYAKQHNRRRIMAVTSSIGPGATNMVTAAALAHVNRLPVLFLPGDVFADRRPDPVLQQIEDFSDGTVSANDCFRPVTRYFDRITRPEQLLKALPKMMSVFTDPAMCGPVCLSLCQDVQSEAYDFPAAFFEETVWEIPRPRADKHQLASAIDQLRKAKRPLIVAGGGVRYSGAQPRLAALAARTGIPVAATQAGKSSLPDSHDQAVGSLGVTGASAANTLAASADLILSVGSRLQDFTTGSNALFSGQMISINVQTHDAVKQGALALVGDADETLAALEDALPDLCISAAYADEIRSLQQAWAADVSAVTLAPEGNHLPSDSQVIGAVNRAAPDQAIVVGAAGSMPGELHKLWQTGQTDGYHMEYGFSCMGYEVAAGIGVNMACPDRPNIVFAGDGSYLMMNSELTTAVMMGVSFTLVITDNRGFGCINRLQAATGGAPFNNLFSDSHHQQLPDIDYVAHAASMGANAVKVETIAALEDEVARAVAAGGVQVIVIDTDPGPSTAAGGTWWDVAPPAVSDRPGIAAIRSTYEQGRQGQKMGQK, encoded by the coding sequence ATGAATATGCTAAGATTGACAATGGCCCAGGCGCTGGTCAGATATCTCGCCGCTCAGCAGATCAGACAATTTGACGGCAGCACAGAAACAGCCTTTGCGGGGGTCTGGGCGATTTTTGGCCATGGCAATGTGGCCGGTCTGGGCGAGGCACTTTACGCAGAAAAAGACCGTTTGCCGACCTATCGCGGTCATAATGAACAATCAATGGCACATGCGGCGATTGCCTATGCCAAACAGCACAACCGCCGCCGTATTATGGCGGTCACCTCGTCAATCGGGCCAGGGGCAACCAATATGGTCACGGCCGCGGCGCTGGCGCATGTGAACCGCCTGCCTGTTCTTTTTCTCCCGGGTGATGTGTTTGCCGACCGGCGGCCTGATCCGGTCCTCCAGCAGATCGAAGATTTCTCTGATGGCACAGTCTCAGCCAATGACTGTTTCCGGCCGGTCACCCGCTATTTTGATCGCATCACCCGGCCTGAGCAGCTGCTCAAAGCTTTGCCGAAAATGATGTCTGTATTTACTGACCCGGCCATGTGCGGGCCGGTCTGCCTCAGCCTATGTCAGGATGTCCAGTCTGAGGCCTATGATTTTCCGGCCGCTTTTTTTGAAGAAACAGTGTGGGAAATCCCGCGCCCGCGTGCCGACAAACATCAGCTTGCATCCGCGATTGACCAGCTGCGCAAGGCAAAACGGCCCCTGATTGTCGCTGGTGGCGGGGTCCGCTATTCAGGTGCACAGCCCCGTCTGGCGGCCTTAGCGGCACGCACCGGCATTCCTGTGGCGGCAACACAAGCCGGGAAATCATCTCTGCCAGATAGCCATGATCAGGCGGTTGGCTCTCTTGGTGTGACCGGGGCCAGTGCGGCAAATACGCTTGCGGCCTCTGCTGATCTGATCCTGTCTGTCGGCAGCCGTCTGCAGGATTTCACCACCGGGTCAAATGCGCTGTTTTCGGGTCAGATGATCAGCATCAATGTGCAGACCCATGACGCTGTCAAACAGGGCGCATTGGCACTGGTGGGGGATGCAGATGAAACACTGGCCGCGCTAGAGGACGCGTTGCCTGATCTGTGCATCAGCGCGGCTTATGCAGATGAAATCCGCAGCCTGCAACAGGCCTGGGCAGCAGATGTATCAGCCGTGACCCTCGCACCTGAAGGCAATCATTTGCCAAGCGACAGCCAGGTTATCGGTGCGGTGAACCGGGCAGCCCCGGACCAGGCCATTGTGGTTGGTGCGGCAGGCTCTATGCCAGGAGAGCTGCATAAATTATGGCAGACTGGCCAGACTGATGGTTATCACATGGAATATGGCTTTTCCTGCATGGGCTACGAGGTTGCCGCCGGAATTGGCGTAAATATGGCCTGCCCGGACCGGCCCAATATTGTGTTTGCCGGTGACGGCTCCTATCTGATGATGAATTCTGAACTGACCACCGCGGTGATGATGGGTGTCTCTTTTACGCTGGTGATTACCGATAATCGCGGCTTTGGCTGTATCAACCGGCTCCAGGCTGCCACTGGCGGGGCCCCGTTCAATAATCTGTTCAGTGATTCTCATCATCAACAGCTTCCCGATATTGATTATGTGGCTCATGCGGCCTCTATGGGGGCAAATGCAGTAAAGGTTGAAACCATTGCAGCACTTGAAGATGAGGTTGCGCGGGCTGTGGCGGCGGGCGGTGTTCAGGTGATCGTGATCGATACTGACCCCGGCCCGTCAACTGCGGCAGGCGGGACCTGGTGGGATGTGGCACCGCCTGCGGTCTCTGACCGGCCGGGTATAGCCGCTATCCGCAGCACTTACGAACAGGGCCGCCAAGGCCAGAAAATGGGCCAGAAATAA